One Streptosporangium sp. NBC_01495 DNA window includes the following coding sequences:
- a CDS encoding trypsin-like serine peptidase gives MSSRARRLTATLGGLVAACVTMTSTFAGSAAAGPLYGVPNGITSITLTKSSADMRRIAEYWSPARLKQAMDNVPATPGSPPSSGSPSSASPSSSGPTGSATPGSATAAAASNARETATGETATTTTTGRKSSSTSGSSAPVVRPTLPKKRPPASSSSPVTVGKVFFRIGTKDYWCSASSVAATNRNLVATAGHCAYDAKTGSQAEYWIFIPGYDKGDTPYGIYVGHSLNLHEDFVGKGDYDYDYAFVTVHDGFRWKAGKTSGTYEMEGVGSLEDNVGGQGLVTNRGKGLSTVAFGYPAAPHPDGYRPYDGQKLKWCDGRTISVTAPARLVEQGIALTCGFTNGASGGPWLISYNSVNGVGYLNGVNSFAWDVNTDRRYDRISSPYFIASTYVVYHWAATQQAPRS, from the coding sequence ATGTCCTCCCGCGCGCGGCGGCTCACGGCCACACTGGGCGGGCTGGTCGCCGCCTGTGTGACCATGACGTCCACGTTCGCCGGGAGCGCCGCGGCCGGCCCGCTGTACGGGGTTCCCAACGGGATCACCTCGATCACCCTGACCAAGAGCAGCGCCGACATGAGGCGGATCGCGGAGTACTGGAGCCCTGCCAGGCTCAAGCAGGCCATGGACAACGTGCCGGCCACGCCCGGCAGCCCTCCCTCCTCCGGATCTCCTTCCTCCGCGTCTCCCTCCTCCAGCGGCCCCACAGGGAGCGCCACACCGGGGAGCGCCACGGCCGCCGCGGCGTCCAACGCCAGGGAGACCGCGACCGGGGAGACCGCGACCACCACGACCACCGGCAGGAAGAGCTCCAGCACGTCCGGGAGTTCCGCCCCGGTCGTCAGGCCCACCCTGCCGAAGAAGCGGCCCCCGGCCTCCAGCAGCTCGCCGGTGACCGTGGGCAAGGTGTTCTTCCGGATCGGCACCAAGGACTACTGGTGCTCCGCCTCCTCGGTGGCGGCGACCAACCGCAACCTGGTCGCGACGGCCGGGCACTGCGCCTACGACGCCAAGACGGGCAGCCAGGCCGAATACTGGATCTTCATCCCCGGCTACGACAAGGGCGACACCCCGTACGGGATCTACGTCGGCCACTCTCTCAACCTGCATGAGGACTTCGTCGGCAAGGGCGACTACGACTACGACTACGCGTTCGTCACCGTGCACGACGGCTTCAGGTGGAAGGCCGGCAAGACGTCCGGCACCTACGAGATGGAGGGCGTCGGAAGCCTGGAGGACAACGTCGGCGGGCAGGGCCTGGTGACCAACCGCGGCAAGGGCCTGTCCACGGTCGCCTTCGGTTATCCCGCCGCCCCGCATCCCGACGGCTACCGGCCCTACGACGGCCAGAAGCTGAAGTGGTGCGACGGGCGCACCATCAGCGTGACGGCCCCCGCCCGCCTGGTCGAGCAGGGCATCGCCCTGACCTGCGGGTTCACCAACGGCGCGAGCGGCGGCCCCTGGCTGATCTCCTACAACAGCGTGAACGGCGTCGGCTACCTCAACGGCGTCAACAGCTTCGCCTGGGACGTCAACACCGACCGCAGGTACGACAGGATCTCCTCCCCGTACTTCATCGCGTCGACCTACGTCGTCTATCACTGGGCCGCGACCCAGCAGGCGCCCCGATCATAA
- a CDS encoding SSI family serine proteinase inhibitor, which translates to MRRLLCLAVVGLFQLSGTAAASTPPPRDPVPGAQETRPFPRPGDRGPQVTEPLPLHPGEPAQTMPGPVDPFPRARPPRSTKALVLSLARGDKPLPVASHALLLCDRPGDTHPDAVHACEALAEVRGDPARLRPKAGVACTLQYDPVTVTAIGIWNNRFIRFERTYGSPCSLRAATGPVFALDDDSPKPASGWNVPDRLAAFPGTSPGRARRPGS; encoded by the coding sequence ATGCGGCGTCTTCTCTGCCTGGCCGTTGTCGGCCTCTTCCAGCTCTCGGGTACGGCCGCGGCGTCCACACCGCCGCCCCGCGATCCCGTTCCCGGGGCGCAGGAGACGAGGCCGTTTCCCCGTCCCGGCGACCGGGGGCCGCAGGTGACGGAGCCGCTCCCGCTCCATCCGGGCGAGCCCGCCCAGACCATGCCCGGACCGGTGGATCCGTTTCCCAGGGCCAGACCTCCACGCAGCACCAAGGCGCTCGTGCTGAGCCTCGCGCGGGGAGACAAGCCCCTGCCCGTGGCGAGCCACGCCCTGCTGCTGTGCGACCGGCCCGGCGACACCCACCCCGACGCGGTCCACGCGTGCGAGGCGCTGGCCGAGGTGCGGGGTGATCCCGCCAGGCTCAGGCCGAAGGCGGGGGTGGCGTGCACGCTGCAGTACGACCCGGTCACGGTGACCGCCATCGGGATCTGGAACAACCGGTTCATCCGGTTCGAACGCACCTACGGCAGCCCCTGCTCGCTGCGGGCCGCCACCGGCCCGGTCTTCGCCCTCGACGACGACTCCCCGAAACCGGCGAGTGGATGGAACGTTCCCGACAGGCTGGCGGCCTTTCCCGGGACGTCCCCCGGAAGGGCCCGGCGGCCGGGTTCGTAA
- a CDS encoding trypsin-like serine peptidase, translated as MNSRARRLTIPLTGVLMIAGVIGATTGANAGTAPKDVVSSQASETANQATSFWSPERMRKATDATGDLDLSVRGGKASSAAGPDGPGGSVPPIGAEGAKSSKSKQVNLPNTVGRVFFTLPGANPADPKSWKYCSGSSVQGKYRNVVATSAHCVYDVKTNQFYDNWIFIPSYWDGNQAWDGKNPYGIYAAKWFNAHDDFVVKEDYDYDYAFVNVHSGFKVNWEKDKDGKWQPIIKTVGRLGDNVGGQGFAWNQKVKNSIFSFGYPAGLHPDGDKPYSGRTMKWCYGTTGAMPAAPKYNVQEHIGFKCAFTAGASGGPWIYKYKSSSRTGYLVGVNSIAWDTDKNDRYDKISSPYFNSDTYKVYKTAANRWTN; from the coding sequence ATGAATTCCCGAGCACGGCGCCTCACGATCCCCCTCACCGGCGTTCTCATGATCGCCGGAGTGATCGGCGCCACCACCGGTGCCAACGCCGGTACGGCCCCCAAGGACGTGGTCAGTTCCCAGGCCTCGGAGACGGCCAACCAGGCCACCTCCTTCTGGTCGCCCGAGCGCATGCGCAAGGCCACGGACGCCACCGGCGACCTCGACCTGAGCGTCAGGGGCGGCAAGGCCTCCAGCGCCGCGGGCCCCGACGGCCCCGGCGGGTCGGTCCCGCCGATCGGCGCGGAGGGCGCCAAGTCCTCCAAGAGCAAGCAGGTGAACCTGCCCAACACCGTCGGGCGCGTCTTCTTCACCCTGCCCGGCGCCAACCCGGCGGACCCGAAGAGCTGGAAGTACTGCTCCGGCAGCTCAGTTCAGGGCAAGTACCGCAACGTGGTCGCCACCTCCGCGCACTGCGTCTACGACGTGAAGACCAACCAGTTCTACGACAACTGGATCTTCATCCCGTCCTACTGGGACGGCAACCAGGCGTGGGACGGCAAGAACCCCTACGGCATCTACGCGGCCAAGTGGTTCAACGCGCACGACGACTTCGTCGTGAAGGAGGACTACGACTACGACTACGCCTTCGTCAACGTCCACTCCGGGTTCAAGGTGAACTGGGAGAAGGACAAGGACGGCAAGTGGCAGCCGATCATCAAGACCGTCGGCCGTCTCGGCGACAACGTCGGCGGCCAGGGCTTCGCCTGGAACCAGAAGGTCAAGAACTCGATCTTCTCCTTCGGCTACCCGGCCGGCCTGCACCCCGACGGCGACAAGCCCTACTCCGGCCGCACGATGAAGTGGTGCTACGGCACGACCGGCGCCATGCCGGCCGCGCCGAAGTACAACGTCCAGGAGCACATCGGCTTCAAGTGCGCCTTCACCGCGGGCGCGAGCGGCGGACCCTGGATCTACAAGTACAAGAGCTCCAGCCGGACCGGCTACCTGGTCGGCGTCAACAGCATCGCCTGGGACACCGACAAGAACGACCGGTACGACAAGATCTCCTCGCCGTACTTCAACAGCGACACCTACAAGGTCTACAAGACCGCGGCCAACCGCTGGACCAACTGA